A single window of Pseudarthrobacter psychrotolerans DNA harbors:
- a CDS encoding bacterial proteasome activator family protein, translating to MSDPTDTQPEDVPVEGRTLDNGEPAMPAAASPAGPGAGPAGPASTGPAATSTSPGGKTKGSNLQDLVDEPAKVMRIGTMIRQLLAEVKSAPLDEAARERLAEIHERSIKELEDGLAPELVEELERISLPFPENATPSDAELRIAQAQLVGWLEGLFHGIQTAIAAQHAAREQATAQMHLRQLPPGTMIAPGVVIGENGEPQRAAAGQRSGPVPSGQPEDPDHGPGQYL from the coding sequence ATGAGCGATCCGACAGACACTCAGCCCGAAGATGTCCCCGTTGAGGGCAGGACCCTCGACAACGGCGAACCGGCCATGCCGGCGGCGGCCAGCCCGGCTGGCCCCGGCGCCGGACCTGCTGGCCCGGCCAGTACCGGCCCGGCGGCTACAAGCACGTCACCCGGGGGCAAGACTAAGGGCAGCAACCTGCAGGACCTGGTGGACGAGCCTGCGAAAGTCATGCGGATCGGCACCATGATCCGGCAGCTTCTGGCGGAGGTTAAGTCAGCTCCCCTGGACGAAGCTGCGCGCGAACGCCTCGCCGAAATCCATGAGCGTTCCATCAAAGAGCTGGAGGACGGGCTGGCTCCGGAGCTCGTTGAAGAGCTGGAACGGATCAGCCTGCCCTTCCCGGAAAACGCCACACCGTCCGACGCCGAGCTTCGGATCGCCCAGGCGCAGCTGGTGGGGTGGCTGGAAGGCCTCTTCCACGGCATTCAGACGGCTATCGCCGCCCAGCACGCGGCACGGGAGCAGGCCACCGCGCAGATGCACCTGAGGCAGCTTCCGCCGGGCACCATGATCGCCCCTGGTGTGGTCATCGGGGAAAATGGCGAGCCGCAGAGGGCCGCTGCCGGCCAGCGTTCCGGTCCGGTGCCGTCCGGGCAGCCGGAGGACCCGGACCACGGCCCCGGCCAGTACCTCTAG
- a CDS encoding FAD/NAD(P)-binding domain-containing protein, with product MGKSKSIRAAIIGSGPRGTSVLERLLAHAAAHGAAHPGAAALHIDVIDPYPAGPGHVWQPGQSRLYLMNTQSFYPTVVPEDSRLAPPVAGTTFDRWRVRQRREPAPSLTADERSELAALGSRDFPSRALYGRYLRCTLDELTEKVPDGVTVSFHETTAVSVRPSGDGTASTRGEGAWDESTPAEATPNTGTFDVGLAGGGTLTVDSVVLALGHLASRLNPEQRELQASAAQLGLNYFPPAVPADVDWAAIPAGEAVLVRGMGLNFFDAMGQLTEGRGGKFIDAGTRLEYQPSGREPLIIAASRRGTPYRAKAALAGYYPASVTLRYLTEAALERFAATGIRPGFDHDLWPLLHRDTLWAYYSTLVRSQPAAVPDASAFLAVLDEALRPHAHSAANWEAAVESVLAVHVGPRHRLDLRGLASPLAGRSFGSRAELDAAVVDYLLDDARRSALGEEDPVKMAIGALHHGRAVLKTAVADGGITDESWVAGLRGWFESFVEGLASGPPALRAEQLAALARAGVVSFVGPDPRFGVDRRAGRFTAVSPWVNGPPVAAKTMVEALAPANRVSANDSPLLEQLLADGMVRPRLMMTAEGAPVQATGLDVAPHPYRPLAANGSVTDGLYVLGLQLSATQWGTAIAAEALQLGGPTYASGQRTLRDADEIAQAILGD from the coding sequence TTGGGTAAATCGAAGAGCATCCGGGCCGCCATCATCGGCTCCGGACCCCGGGGAACCAGTGTGCTGGAGCGCCTGCTCGCACACGCGGCGGCACACGGCGCTGCCCACCCCGGCGCCGCAGCCCTCCATATCGACGTCATCGACCCCTATCCGGCGGGTCCGGGGCACGTGTGGCAGCCCGGCCAGTCCCGGCTGTACCTCATGAATACCCAGTCCTTCTATCCCACGGTCGTCCCTGAGGACTCCCGGCTGGCGCCGCCGGTCGCGGGCACCACGTTCGACCGCTGGCGGGTCCGGCAGCGGCGTGAGCCGGCGCCGTCCCTGACTGCGGACGAGCGGTCCGAACTGGCTGCCCTGGGATCGCGGGACTTCCCCAGCCGGGCGCTGTACGGCCGCTACCTGCGCTGCACCCTGGACGAGTTGACGGAAAAAGTGCCCGACGGCGTCACCGTCAGTTTCCACGAAACCACCGCTGTGTCGGTGCGGCCGTCAGGTGACGGAACAGCCAGTACGCGGGGGGAGGGCGCCTGGGATGAAAGCACTCCAGCCGAGGCAACCCCAAATACCGGAACGTTCGACGTCGGACTCGCGGGCGGCGGTACGCTCACGGTCGACTCCGTGGTCCTGGCCCTGGGGCACCTTGCGTCCCGGCTGAACCCTGAGCAGCGCGAACTCCAGGCATCGGCCGCACAGCTGGGCCTGAACTACTTCCCGCCGGCCGTCCCGGCGGACGTCGACTGGGCCGCGATTCCGGCCGGCGAGGCGGTCCTGGTCCGGGGCATGGGCCTGAACTTCTTCGACGCGATGGGCCAGCTCACGGAGGGCCGAGGCGGAAAGTTCATCGACGCCGGAACCCGGCTTGAGTATCAGCCTTCCGGCCGGGAGCCCCTGATCATTGCTGCCTCCCGCCGCGGTACCCCGTACCGGGCCAAGGCCGCGCTGGCCGGCTACTACCCGGCGTCGGTCACGCTGCGGTACCTGACCGAGGCCGCGCTGGAGCGGTTCGCGGCCACCGGGATCCGCCCGGGATTCGACCACGATCTCTGGCCGCTGCTGCACCGTGACACCCTCTGGGCCTATTACTCCACCCTGGTGCGCTCACAGCCCGCGGCCGTCCCCGACGCGTCCGCGTTCCTGGCCGTGCTGGATGAGGCGCTGCGGCCGCATGCTCACAGCGCCGCCAACTGGGAGGCCGCGGTGGAGAGCGTACTTGCGGTGCACGTCGGGCCGCGGCACCGGCTGGATCTTCGGGGCCTCGCGTCCCCCTTAGCGGGCAGGTCCTTCGGATCGCGCGCTGAACTGGATGCTGCCGTCGTCGACTACCTGCTCGATGACGCCCGCCGCTCCGCCCTGGGCGAGGAGGATCCGGTGAAGATGGCCATCGGCGCCCTGCATCACGGCCGGGCGGTGCTGAAAACGGCAGTGGCCGACGGCGGCATCACCGATGAGTCCTGGGTAGCCGGCCTGCGTGGCTGGTTTGAGTCGTTTGTGGAGGGCTTGGCCAGCGGGCCGCCCGCGCTGCGCGCTGAACAGCTGGCTGCCCTGGCGCGCGCCGGCGTGGTCAGTTTTGTGGGGCCAGACCCCCGGTTCGGTGTGGACCGACGGGCAGGCCGCTTTACGGCCGTCTCACCCTGGGTGAACGGTCCGCCGGTGGCGGCGAAGACCATGGTGGAGGCCCTCGCGCCGGCCAACCGCGTGTCCGCGAACGACTCACCGCTGCTGGAACAGCTCCTCGCCGACGGGATGGTGCGGCCCCGGCTCATGATGACGGCGGAAGGTGCGCCGGTGCAGGCCACCGGGCTGGACGTTGCGCCGCACCCGTACCGGCCGCTGGCGGCCAACGGCTCGGTCACGGACGGTCTGTATGTGCTGGGCCTGCAGCTCTCGGCCACCCAGTGGGGCACGGCCATAGCCGCGGAAGCGCTCCAGCTCGGCGGCCCCACGTACGCCAGCGGGCAGCGGACCCTCCGCGACGCCGACGAGATCGCGCAGGCGATCCTCGGAGACTGA
- a CDS encoding YbdD/YjiX family protein: MSPGLAAVATGFRGFARYLGGVLGADAYTKYLEHHHAAGHGEPPLTEREFWRDRTDRQDSNPQGRCC; encoded by the coding sequence ATGAGCCCCGGTCTGGCCGCGGTCGCAACAGGGTTCCGGGGTTTCGCCCGGTACCTCGGCGGCGTGCTCGGCGCTGATGCGTACACCAAGTACCTGGAGCACCACCACGCGGCCGGACACGGGGAGCCCCCGCTGACGGAACGAGAGTTCTGGCGGGACCGGACGGACCGCCAGGACTCCAACCCGCAGGGCCGGTGCTGCTGA
- a CDS encoding GNAT family N-acetyltransferase, with protein MSEAAGVDVRRATPADAVPLAEVHTQCWQQTYHGLMSDAFLAGLKPADRLAMWCRLLLAPEPAAWVACVNGSVVGFSATRVVPQGNLDQDLPASGSLELWGLYLLRAHQGLGLGRRLLEASVGTGPASLWVAAGNAKAIGFYERLGFAPDGAEDRVAEWEDLHEIRMTRSP; from the coding sequence ATGAGCGAAGCGGCCGGCGTGGACGTCCGGCGGGCCACACCGGCTGATGCTGTCCCTCTGGCCGAGGTTCATACGCAGTGCTGGCAGCAGACCTACCATGGCTTGATGTCGGACGCCTTCCTGGCCGGCCTGAAACCGGCCGACCGGCTGGCGATGTGGTGCCGGCTGTTGCTGGCCCCCGAGCCTGCGGCGTGGGTTGCGTGCGTGAACGGCTCAGTGGTGGGGTTCTCCGCAACCCGCGTAGTGCCGCAAGGGAACCTTGATCAGGACTTGCCCGCTTCAGGGAGCCTGGAGCTGTGGGGGCTCTATCTGCTGAGGGCCCATCAGGGCCTCGGCCTGGGACGTAGGCTGCTTGAGGCTTCAGTCGGCACAGGGCCCGCAAGCCTTTGGGTAGCGGCTGGCAATGCCAAGGCCATCGGATTCTACGAACGGCTGGGATTCGCTCCTGACGGGGCCGAGGACCGCGTGGCCGAGTGGGAAGACCTTCACGAAATCAGGATGACCCGCTCCCCTTGA
- a CDS encoding ABC transporter ATP-binding protein, which produces MSVQGPQQVLELAKVSRTFGEGATAVAALREVDLSIRAGEFVAVMGPSGSGKSSLLALAGGLDRPTSGGVFVESTPLGGLGLNELARLRRRAVGYVFQDFNLVPTLTAAENVALPLELDGTASRKAQRQALDALRQVGIPELADRFMDQMSGGQQQRVAIARAIVGDRRLILADEPTGALDSTTGHGVMEVLRARADAGAAVMLVTHEARHAAWADRVVFLRDGRIVDQAAAMHDPAMLLTQAGY; this is translated from the coding sequence ATGAGCGTCCAGGGGCCGCAGCAGGTCCTGGAACTCGCCAAGGTCAGCAGGACGTTCGGTGAAGGCGCGACGGCGGTCGCCGCGTTGCGCGAGGTCGACCTCAGTATCAGGGCGGGCGAGTTCGTCGCCGTGATGGGTCCGTCAGGTTCCGGGAAATCCTCCCTCCTGGCGCTGGCCGGGGGACTTGACCGGCCGACGTCGGGCGGTGTCTTTGTGGAGTCAACGCCACTGGGCGGGCTGGGACTGAACGAACTCGCCCGGTTGCGCCGCCGCGCCGTCGGCTACGTCTTCCAGGACTTCAACCTTGTCCCCACCCTGACGGCGGCCGAAAACGTGGCGCTGCCGCTGGAACTGGACGGGACGGCCAGCAGAAAGGCTCAACGGCAGGCGCTGGACGCGCTGCGGCAGGTGGGAATCCCGGAACTCGCGGACCGCTTTATGGACCAGATGTCCGGCGGACAGCAGCAGCGGGTGGCCATCGCGCGGGCCATCGTGGGCGACCGCCGGCTGATCCTGGCCGACGAACCCACGGGAGCATTGGATTCCACCACCGGCCACGGCGTGATGGAGGTGCTCCGCGCACGTGCCGATGCCGGTGCGGCCGTGATGCTGGTGACCCATGAGGCCCGGCATGCCGCGTGGGCTGACCGCGTGGTGTTCCTCCGGGACGGCCGGATCGTTGACCAGGCGGCTGCCATGCACGATCCCGCCATGCTCCTCACGCAGGCCGGGTACTGA
- a CDS encoding VOC family protein, giving the protein MPAPEITPGAPCWIDLMTSDIATARQFYGELFGWEYETGDEEKYGGYTTARKNGKTVAGLMQKDADQAGMPDVWSTYLRSDDAEATASAVAANGGQVYMPPMDVPEQGHMAVFGDAAGAAIGVWQPREMKGYELVAEPGAAAWHELHTKDYDTAVKFYQDVFGWDTDVMSDTPEFRYTTLGAGDSAKAGIMDASGYLPADVPSNWQVYFNVEDADASIEKAVALGATVIDGPEDSPFGRLASLADPTGAMFKIIA; this is encoded by the coding sequence ATGCCTGCACCCGAGATCACCCCCGGCGCACCCTGCTGGATCGACCTCATGACATCGGACATCGCCACAGCACGACAGTTCTACGGCGAACTCTTCGGCTGGGAATACGAGACCGGAGACGAGGAGAAGTACGGCGGTTACACCACCGCGCGGAAGAACGGCAAGACCGTGGCCGGGCTGATGCAGAAGGATGCGGACCAGGCAGGCATGCCTGACGTCTGGTCCACCTACCTCCGCTCGGACGACGCCGAGGCCACCGCGTCCGCCGTCGCGGCCAACGGCGGCCAGGTCTACATGCCGCCCATGGACGTTCCGGAACAGGGCCACATGGCCGTCTTCGGCGACGCCGCCGGCGCGGCAATCGGCGTGTGGCAGCCCCGCGAAATGAAGGGGTATGAGCTCGTAGCCGAGCCCGGCGCAGCCGCATGGCACGAGCTCCACACCAAGGACTACGACACCGCCGTGAAGTTCTACCAGGACGTGTTTGGCTGGGACACGGACGTTATGAGCGATACACCGGAGTTCCGGTACACCACCCTGGGCGCCGGGGACTCCGCCAAGGCGGGCATCATGGACGCCTCCGGGTACCTGCCGGCCGACGTTCCGTCCAATTGGCAGGTCTACTTCAACGTCGAAGATGCGGACGCCTCGATTGAGAAGGCCGTTGCGCTCGGAGCCACCGTCATTGACGGGCCGGAGGACTCCCCGTTCGGCCGCCTCGCCTCGCTGGCCGATCCCACCGGAGCGATGTTCAAGATCATCGCATAA
- a CDS encoding PadR family transcriptional regulator: MSIRHSLLALLQDQPRYGYQLRVEFENRTGSTWPLNIGQVYTTLDRLERDGLVSNDGSDGEGHVVYSITHAGKAEVQNWFAAPVERNNPPRNELAIKLALAVTLPGVDVQAIIQAQRVASIRALQDYTKARRDTAANQRAADTAWLLVLDSLIFQTEAEVRWLDLCEARMLQQAQTAGHSTPRKSSNGVTVEEAAPLIADNRR, translated from the coding sequence ATGTCCATCCGCCACAGCCTCCTCGCCCTGCTGCAGGACCAGCCGCGTTACGGCTACCAGCTCAGGGTTGAGTTCGAAAACCGTACGGGGTCCACGTGGCCCCTGAACATCGGGCAGGTGTACACCACGCTGGACAGGCTGGAACGCGACGGCCTGGTCAGCAATGACGGCAGTGACGGCGAAGGCCACGTGGTCTACAGCATCACCCACGCGGGCAAGGCGGAGGTGCAGAACTGGTTTGCCGCCCCCGTGGAGCGCAACAACCCGCCCCGGAACGAGCTGGCCATCAAACTGGCGCTCGCGGTGACGCTGCCGGGAGTGGATGTGCAGGCCATCATCCAGGCCCAGCGGGTGGCGTCCATCCGGGCGCTGCAGGATTACACCAAGGCCCGCCGCGACACGGCCGCCAACCAGCGGGCTGCGGATACGGCCTGGCTTCTCGTGCTGGACTCGCTGATCTTCCAAACGGAAGCGGAGGTCCGCTGGCTGGATCTTTGCGAGGCCCGGATGCTGCAGCAGGCGCAGACCGCAGGCCACTCCACACCACGCAAATCGTCCAACGGGGTCACTGTGGAAGAGGCTGCCCCGCTCATCGCGGATAACCGCCGATGA
- a CDS encoding copper homeostasis protein CutC gives MKLEIAVVSAEGAGIAATECADRIELCSSLELGGITPSQGLMDAAAEQVAGRLEIHPLIRCRPGDFIYSTAELDTMAREAQHLLRQGAHGVVFGALGPGGEVDLPATRRLVECARNANPSAQLTFHRAIDHTPNAEAALDVLIGLGFTRVLSSGRAASAGEGLKILAHMARFSAGRLEVMAGGGLRIQDIPTMKRSGMDAVHLSAKKTVSTLPPGAMPVGGRDGTDPTEYHVTDAEIVRAARTAGNC, from the coding sequence ATGAAACTTGAAATTGCAGTGGTCAGCGCTGAGGGTGCCGGAATCGCCGCCACTGAGTGTGCCGACCGGATCGAACTATGCAGCAGCCTTGAACTCGGCGGCATCACGCCGTCGCAGGGCCTGATGGACGCAGCAGCGGAGCAAGTAGCCGGCCGGTTGGAGATCCATCCGCTGATCAGGTGCCGCCCTGGCGACTTCATCTACTCCACCGCGGAGCTGGACACCATGGCACGCGAGGCTCAGCACCTGCTGAGGCAAGGTGCCCACGGGGTCGTGTTTGGAGCCCTGGGGCCCGGAGGTGAAGTGGATCTTCCCGCCACCCGCCGTCTCGTTGAGTGCGCCCGGAACGCAAACCCCTCGGCGCAGCTCACATTCCACCGGGCCATCGATCACACCCCGAACGCAGAAGCAGCCCTGGACGTATTGATAGGCCTCGGTTTCACCCGTGTTCTGAGCTCCGGTCGGGCCGCTTCGGCGGGTGAAGGCCTGAAAATACTGGCACACATGGCCCGGTTCTCTGCCGGCCGCCTTGAGGTCATGGCCGGCGGCGGGCTGAGAATCCAGGACATTCCAACCATGAAACGGTCCGGAATGGACGCCGTCCACCTGTCCGCCAAAAAAACAGTGTCAACCCTTCCGCCCGGCGCAATGCCCGTGGGTGGCCGGGATGGAACTGATCCCACGGAATACCACGTAACGGACGCAGAGATAGTCCGGGCTGCCCGCACGGCCGGCAACTGCTAG
- a CDS encoding NAD(P)H-quinone oxidoreductase has translation MKAVYIAEPGGPEVLEVREVDAPVPGRGEVLIDVVAAGLNRADVQQRRGFYPPPPGASEIPGLEVSGRIAGFGPGVTKAFSVGDKVVALLSGGGYAEQVAVPAEQVLRIPDGVDVVTAASLPEVAATVYSNLIMTAQLQAGETVLIHGATGGIGTMAIQMAKAFGARVATTAGTAEKVGTAKAFLGADIAINYTEEDFPDSLRRQNGGKGADVILDVVGAKYLAQNVDALADYGRLIVIGLQGGAKGELDLGQLLRKRAAVVATALRPRPVAEKGAIMNAVRESVWPLITDGRIRPLVAKTFPLDQAAAAHRYFDSGDHVGKILLVM, from the coding sequence ATGAAAGCCGTCTACATTGCCGAACCCGGCGGTCCGGAAGTGTTGGAAGTCCGCGAGGTGGACGCGCCGGTGCCTGGGCGTGGCGAGGTGTTGATCGACGTCGTCGCAGCCGGCCTGAACCGCGCAGACGTGCAGCAGCGCAGGGGCTTTTACCCGCCTCCGCCCGGCGCCTCCGAGATCCCCGGGCTGGAAGTCTCCGGGCGGATCGCCGGCTTCGGTCCGGGAGTCACCAAAGCGTTCTCCGTGGGTGACAAAGTGGTGGCTCTGCTGTCCGGCGGAGGCTACGCGGAGCAGGTTGCGGTGCCGGCGGAGCAGGTCCTGCGGATTCCCGACGGCGTTGATGTGGTCACCGCTGCGTCGCTGCCGGAAGTCGCAGCCACGGTCTACTCCAACCTGATCATGACGGCGCAGCTGCAGGCGGGGGAGACTGTCCTGATCCACGGCGCCACCGGCGGGATCGGCACCATGGCCATCCAGATGGCCAAGGCATTCGGTGCCAGGGTGGCTACCACCGCGGGCACAGCGGAAAAGGTGGGGACGGCGAAGGCGTTCTTGGGCGCAGACATCGCCATCAACTACACCGAAGAGGACTTTCCGGACAGCCTGCGGCGGCAGAACGGCGGCAAAGGTGCCGACGTGATCCTCGACGTCGTCGGTGCCAAGTACCTGGCGCAGAACGTTGATGCGCTCGCTGACTACGGCCGGCTCATTGTCATCGGCCTGCAGGGCGGGGCCAAGGGGGAACTGGATCTTGGCCAGCTCCTGCGGAAGCGTGCGGCAGTGGTTGCCACGGCGCTGAGGCCGCGCCCGGTGGCGGAGAAGGGCGCCATCATGAACGCGGTGCGCGAGTCCGTGTGGCCCCTGATTACAGACGGCCGGATCCGCCCGCTGGTGGCTAAGACCTTCCCGCTGGACCAGGCTGCGGCCGCGCACCGGTACTTCGACAGCGGCGACCATGTGGGCAAGATCCTGCTGGTGATGTAA
- a CDS encoding carbon starvation CstA family protein codes for MASRPDEPVSAAKGSGPLTADPKLPPTAVDAAVSEAEDKKWTPAKIALWAAIALLGGVAWFMLAIVRGETVNAIWFVFASVCTYLIGYRFYSKVIERLITKPDDRRATPAEYKADGKDYVRTDRNVLFGHHFAAIAGAGPLVGPIIAAQMGYLPGTIWIIIGVVLAGAVQDYLVMFFSMRRGGRSLGQMAREELGVIGGTAALVATLLIMVIIVAILALVVVNALGESPWGVFSVGMTIPIALFMGVYLRYIRPGKIMEVSLIGFVLLMAAIIGGGLVAETEWGSAFFTLDKVTIAWGLIVYGFIAAILPVWLLLAPRDYLSTFMKIGVIVMLALAIIVVRPEITVPAFSEFAGRDNGPVFPGALFPFLFVTIACGALSGFHALISSGTTPKLIEKERQTRFIGYGGMLMESFVAIMALVAAVSIDRGLYFAMNAPAALTGGTVETAAAWVNGLGLSGVSISPALLAETAANVGEHSIVSRTGGAPTLAVGLAHIMQQFIGGTALMAFWYHFAIMFEALFILTAVDAGTRVARFMLQDSIGNFVPKFKEASWRPGAWLCTAVMVGAWGAVLLMGVTDPLGGINTLFPLFGIANQLLAAIALSVCLAIVAKRGSFKYLWIVAVPLAFAAVVTITASYQKIFSSTPAVGYFANNAVFSKALADGKTEFGTAKSVAAMEAVVRNTAIQGWLSVIFVVLSIIVIAMAIVATIRAFRNHSAGIPNIDNEDEARPSKVFAPAGLIPTPAERELLAEWNKLPADLRFERAGHHK; via the coding sequence ATGGCCAGCAGGCCTGACGAACCGGTAAGTGCAGCGAAAGGAAGCGGCCCATTGACCGCCGATCCGAAGCTTCCGCCAACGGCCGTGGATGCGGCCGTCAGCGAGGCCGAAGACAAGAAATGGACCCCGGCCAAGATCGCCCTGTGGGCAGCCATCGCACTCCTCGGCGGCGTTGCCTGGTTCATGCTGGCGATCGTCCGTGGCGAGACTGTCAACGCGATCTGGTTCGTCTTTGCCTCGGTCTGTACCTACCTCATCGGTTACCGCTTCTACTCCAAGGTGATCGAACGCCTCATCACCAAGCCGGATGACCGCCGCGCCACACCGGCGGAATACAAGGCTGACGGCAAGGACTATGTCCGCACGGACCGCAACGTGCTGTTCGGCCACCATTTCGCCGCCATCGCCGGCGCCGGCCCGCTGGTCGGACCGATCATCGCGGCCCAGATGGGCTACCTCCCCGGCACTATCTGGATCATTATCGGCGTCGTGCTCGCAGGCGCCGTCCAGGACTACCTGGTGATGTTCTTCTCCATGCGCCGCGGCGGCCGTTCCCTGGGTCAGATGGCCCGCGAGGAACTGGGCGTCATCGGCGGTACAGCAGCACTGGTCGCCACCCTGCTCATCATGGTGATCATCGTGGCAATCCTCGCGCTCGTCGTCGTCAATGCCCTGGGCGAAAGCCCGTGGGGCGTGTTCTCGGTAGGTATGACCATCCCGATTGCGCTGTTTATGGGCGTCTACCTGCGCTATATCCGGCCGGGCAAGATCATGGAAGTCTCCCTCATCGGCTTTGTGCTGCTGATGGCTGCCATCATCGGCGGCGGCCTGGTGGCGGAGACCGAATGGGGCTCCGCGTTCTTCACCCTGGACAAGGTGACCATTGCCTGGGGTCTCATTGTCTACGGCTTCATCGCCGCCATTCTTCCGGTCTGGCTACTCCTGGCACCCCGCGACTACCTCTCCACGTTTATGAAGATCGGCGTGATCGTTATGCTCGCGCTGGCCATCATTGTGGTCCGCCCTGAGATCACTGTCCCGGCCTTCAGCGAGTTCGCCGGCAGGGACAACGGACCGGTCTTCCCCGGCGCCTTGTTCCCGTTCCTGTTTGTCACCATTGCCTGCGGCGCCCTATCCGGCTTCCACGCCCTGATCTCCTCGGGCACTACCCCGAAACTGATCGAGAAGGAACGCCAGACCCGCTTCATCGGCTACGGCGGCATGCTGATGGAGTCGTTTGTGGCCATCATGGCGCTGGTTGCGGCCGTCTCCATTGACCGCGGGCTCTACTTCGCGATGAACGCGCCGGCGGCCCTGACCGGTGGCACGGTGGAAACCGCGGCCGCCTGGGTTAATGGCCTGGGCCTGTCCGGGGTCAGCATCAGCCCGGCCCTGCTCGCGGAGACGGCAGCCAACGTGGGCGAGCACAGCATTGTTTCCCGAACCGGCGGCGCGCCCACGCTCGCCGTCGGCCTCGCGCACATCATGCAGCAGTTCATCGGCGGCACGGCGCTGATGGCGTTCTGGTACCACTTCGCCATTATGTTCGAGGCGCTGTTTATCCTCACCGCCGTGGACGCCGGTACCCGCGTCGCGCGCTTTATGCTGCAGGACTCCATCGGTAACTTCGTCCCGAAGTTCAAGGAAGCCTCCTGGCGGCCGGGAGCCTGGCTGTGCACCGCCGTTATGGTGGGCGCCTGGGGTGCCGTACTCCTGATGGGCGTGACAGATCCGCTGGGCGGCATCAACACCCTGTTCCCGCTCTTCGGCATCGCCAACCAACTGCTGGCCGCCATCGCGCTGTCCGTATGCCTGGCCATCGTGGCTAAGCGGGGGAGCTTCAAGTACCTGTGGATCGTTGCGGTGCCGCTGGCGTTCGCTGCGGTGGTGACCATCACGGCGAGCTACCAGAAGATCTTCTCCTCAACACCCGCCGTCGGCTACTTCGCCAACAACGCGGTATTCAGCAAGGCACTCGCGGACGGCAAGACGGAATTCGGCACAGCCAAGAGCGTTGCCGCCATGGAAGCCGTGGTGCGCAACACCGCGATCCAGGGCTGGCTGTCCGTCATCTTTGTGGTGCTGAGCATCATCGTCATCGCCATGGCGATCGTGGCCACCATCAGGGCCTTCCGCAACCATTCCGCGGGGATCCCGAACATCGACAACGAGGACGAAGCCCGGCCGTCGAAGGTCTTCGCACCCGCCGGGCTGATCCCGACGCCCGCGGAGCGTGAGCTGCTGGCCGAGTGGAACAAGCTGCCAGCCGACTTGCGGTTCGAAAGGGCAGGTCACCACAAATGA
- a CDS encoding DUF1540 domain-containing protein, giving the protein MTTHVADCSVTRCSFNDHEGCTAHAITVGGSQDHASCTTFIDTGMHGGLPKVLADVGACQRAECVHNDHLMCNATEVHVGPGADNADCLTYAHA; this is encoded by the coding sequence ATGACAACACATGTTGCCGACTGCAGTGTTACCCGTTGCTCCTTCAACGACCATGAAGGCTGCACAGCCCATGCCATCACTGTGGGTGGGAGTCAAGACCACGCCAGTTGCACCACGTTCATCGACACCGGCATGCATGGCGGGCTGCCCAAGGTCCTGGCAGATGTCGGTGCATGCCAGCGCGCGGAGTGCGTCCACAACGACCACCTCATGTGCAATGCCACTGAAGTCCATGTGGGCCCCGGCGCTGACAACGCGGACTGCCTTACTTACGCACACGCGTAA